A genomic region of Sulfobacillus acidophilus DSM 10332 contains the following coding sequences:
- a CDS encoding glycosyl transferase group 1 (PFAM: Glycosyl transferases group 1~COGs: COG0438 Glycosyltransferase~InterPro IPR001296~KEGG: mtp:Mthe_1073 glycosyl transferase, group 1~PFAM: Glycosyl transferase, group 1~SPTR: Glycosyl transferase, group 1), which yields MRILLDVQGAQGISKNRGIGRYTYELAMALVKAPREHEFHILLNGLYPESAETLRSSFAQFVDPHAIHVWEPPALIRFQNESARTRRLIAEKMYEAVVASIKPDLVHIFSIFEGYVDDIVSSIHTFVDKPKISVTLYDLIPLIYPDIYLSDPIILHGYMTQLEHLKRADMWLAISESSRQEAIKWLNLPDYRVVNVFSGVDNKFHSIELSQEDKQRLLARYGINGPFIMYTGGEDPRKNLTGLIQAYALLPKELIQQYQLVFVGKFTQAEVDRLQRVAHSRGLRTNDVNFIGYVADEDLVGLYNTCDLFVFPSLHEGFGLPVLEAMACGAAVIGSNNTSVREIINRSDALFDPHDYDGMSKKITEVLMDREYRQHLREYGLIRAKEFSWNKVAEFALRAFSKFESFTQKEVFGYSGRRLKLAYISPLPPQKTGIANYSVSLLKQLSRFYDITVIVNQENVTDPWIMAVCDIKQPEWFTDHFRRFDRVIYHFGNSEYHQYMFDLLQQIPGVVVLHDFFLSGILAHEEVNRMAGPVWTREIYKCIGYPGVKERFLSRDLKEIIERYPCNHSVIEQSLGIIVHSHHAQHLGQQWFTPETVSLWKVLPHLKALPTKIDRNAARRFLGYSANDFVVCSFGFLAPIKLIDTLIGSWKESRLSSEPECHLVLVGQPISDDYQRELKSLIGKQEQIRITGYVSPDLYEIYLQAADVAVQLREISHGETSGAVLDCLSYGIPTVVNSIGAFSEIPSNSIIRIEHPVNPQQLIEVLDTLYIEKALRHRYGENGREYIRLSHNPWEVGERFMEAIEDFYQPQNNLVNELLREVSKDGLTFQDLSSLAYSLGRTFSIPRKDVQILIDVSGLVSGTFKGVLAQVVLKITNQVLDLKRNGYRFEPIYHLNGTWRYARQFVLEKFLGVKTKVFEDDIVEIQQCDMFLGFDFLVPTSKVTSNHRSLFNDLKNKGGKVFFVLSDLHSFPKSDYCSLGSANGIISLSKTILSELIRKLSSCYSVHAHDGLPIGWIKFGGDMDSVSYELRDDVEQIEQSEINGPVEWESSAQQLFELITNPTHPQWIYKWEPTIP from the coding sequence ATGCGAATTCTGCTAGATGTTCAGGGTGCACAAGGTATTAGTAAAAATCGGGGAATCGGTCGATATACTTATGAATTGGCGATGGCTCTTGTTAAGGCACCAAGGGAGCATGAATTTCACATTCTGTTAAATGGCTTATATCCTGAAAGTGCTGAAACGTTACGGTCTTCCTTCGCTCAATTCGTTGACCCACACGCTATTCATGTTTGGGAACCGCCGGCTTTGATTCGATTTCAAAATGAATCGGCTAGAACCAGACGTTTAATTGCAGAAAAAATGTATGAAGCCGTCGTGGCCAGTATTAAACCGGATTTAGTCCACATATTTAGCATTTTTGAGGGGTATGTTGACGATATTGTTTCAAGTATTCATACGTTCGTTGACAAGCCTAAGATCAGCGTGACGTTATATGATTTAATCCCTTTAATTTACCCTGATATCTATCTATCCGATCCGATTATTTTACATGGATATATGACTCAATTGGAACATCTTAAGCGCGCCGACATGTGGTTGGCTATATCCGAATCTTCCCGTCAGGAGGCAATTAAGTGGCTAAACTTACCTGACTACCGGGTGGTAAACGTATTTTCCGGAGTGGACAATAAATTTCATTCAATTGAATTAAGTCAAGAGGATAAACAGCGTCTACTGGCGCGCTATGGAATTAATGGCCCGTTTATTATGTATACTGGAGGAGAAGACCCGAGGAAGAATTTAACTGGATTAATACAGGCCTATGCATTGTTACCTAAAGAACTTATACAACAATATCAACTAGTATTTGTCGGCAAATTTACTCAAGCGGAAGTCGATCGGTTGCAGAGAGTGGCGCATTCACGAGGCTTACGGACAAATGATGTTAATTTTATAGGATATGTTGCTGATGAGGATCTGGTGGGGTTATATAATACCTGTGACCTGTTCGTGTTTCCATCCTTGCATGAGGGATTTGGCTTGCCTGTGTTGGAAGCCATGGCCTGTGGAGCGGCTGTTATCGGAAGTAATAATACAAGTGTACGGGAAATTATAAATCGTTCTGACGCACTATTTGATCCTCATGATTATGATGGGATGTCTAAGAAAATAACAGAGGTACTAATGGACCGAGAGTATCGACAACATCTACGGGAGTATGGATTAATACGAGCGAAAGAATTCTCATGGAATAAGGTTGCTGAATTTGCCCTACGCGCGTTTAGTAAATTCGAGTCCTTTACCCAAAAAGAAGTATTTGGGTATTCAGGCCGACGTTTAAAATTAGCTTATATATCGCCATTGCCTCCCCAAAAAACCGGAATAGCTAACTACAGTGTCTCTTTGTTGAAACAATTAAGTCGTTTCTATGATATTACTGTAATCGTAAACCAGGAGAATGTTACGGATCCTTGGATCATGGCCGTTTGTGACATTAAGCAACCGGAATGGTTTACGGATCACTTTCGTAGATTTGATCGGGTGATATATCATTTTGGTAATTCAGAATATCACCAATACATGTTTGACTTGTTGCAACAAATTCCTGGGGTTGTGGTCTTGCACGACTTTTTTTTGAGCGGAATACTGGCTCATGAAGAAGTTAATAGAATGGCAGGGCCGGTCTGGACAAGAGAAATATATAAATGTATAGGGTATCCTGGGGTGAAAGAGAGGTTTTTGTCGAGAGATCTTAAAGAGATTATCGAACGCTATCCCTGTAATCACTCCGTTATTGAGCAAAGCCTTGGAATAATCGTTCATTCACACCATGCACAGCATCTTGGTCAACAGTGGTTTACTCCGGAAACTGTTTCTTTATGGAAAGTTTTACCTCATTTAAAGGCGCTTCCTACGAAGATAGATCGCAATGCAGCGCGCCGCTTTCTTGGCTACTCTGCCAATGACTTTGTTGTATGTAGTTTTGGGTTCCTTGCCCCGATAAAGTTAATTGATACTTTAATAGGCTCGTGGAAAGAGTCACGTTTAAGCTCTGAACCCGAATGTCATCTGGTACTTGTTGGTCAACCTATTAGTGATGATTATCAACGTGAACTCAAGTCTTTAATCGGTAAGCAAGAGCAGATCCGTATCACCGGGTATGTATCTCCAGATCTGTATGAAATTTACTTGCAAGCAGCTGATGTTGCGGTTCAATTAAGAGAAATCAGCCATGGCGAAACTTCGGGTGCGGTTCTTGACTGCTTATCATATGGTATTCCAACGGTAGTAAACTCTATAGGGGCATTTTCGGAAATCCCAAGTAATTCAATCATTCGAATTGAACATCCGGTTAATCCTCAACAACTTATTGAAGTCTTGGATACTCTTTATATCGAGAAGGCGTTACGGCATCGATATGGTGAAAATGGCCGAGAGTATATTAGGCTCTCTCATAATCCTTGGGAGGTGGGCGAGCGATTTATGGAGGCAATCGAGGATTTCTATCAACCACAAAATAATTTAGTAAATGAGTTACTCCGAGAAGTTTCTAAAGACGGACTAACATTCCAAGACCTTTCATCTTTAGCCTATTCCTTAGGTCGTACATTTTCGATTCCGCGCAAAGATGTTCAAATTCTCATTGATGTTTCCGGTTTGGTTTCCGGTACATTTAAAGGTGTACTTGCTCAAGTTGTTTTAAAAATTACAAACCAAGTTCTAGATCTTAAAAGGAATGGGTATCGATTTGAACCAATTTATCACCTAAATGGTACATGGCGTTATGCCCGTCAATTTGTCCTTGAAAAATTCTTGGGAGTTAAAACAAAAGTGTTTGAAGATGATATCGTGGAAATTCAGCAGTGTGACATGTTTTTGGGTTTTGACTTTCTTGTTCCGACATCTAAAGTTACGTCCAATCATCGGAGTTTGTTCAATGATCTCAAGAATAAAGGCGGTAAAGTTTTTTTCGTGCTTTCTGATTTGCATTCGTTTCCTAAGTCGGATTATTGTTCGTTAGGTAGTGCTAATGGCATCATATCTCTTTCTAAAACTATTTTGAGTGAGCTAATCAGGAAGTTGTCTTCTTGTTATTCTGTCCATGCTCATGATGGTTTACCTATCGGTTGGATTAAATTTGGAGGAGATATGGATAGTGTATCCTACGAATTACGGGACGATGTGGAACAAATTGAGCAGTCAGAAATAAACGGACCGGTAGAGTGGGAGAGTAGTGCTCAACAATTATTTGAGCTAATTACCAATCCCACCCATCCCCAGTGGATATATAAGTGGGAGCCAACAATCCCATAA
- a CDS encoding methyltransferase FkbM family (TIGRFAM: methyltransferase, FkbM family~InterPro IPR006342~KEGG: amv:ACMV_02540 methyltransferase FkbM family protein~SPTR: Methyltransferase, FkbM family domain protein;~TIGRFAM: Methyltransferase FkbM) has protein sequence MGFVSYAQNLEDVILWRALQHIPNGFYVDIGAQDPIEDSVSLGFYEQGWRGMHVEPSSHWSQKLREHRPEETIIQVAIGDRPGLISFYEIPETGLSTGLYALASEYSEQGFRVNEVVVPCVTLDDLFQTQMTREVHWLKIDVEGMEREVLQGWRESSVRPWIVVVESTKPLTQTPTHTEWESLLIDKGYTFAYFDGLNRFYISNQHLDLRRHFLYGPSIWDDFVFDVNSTYKALTNIKSTVRSLEGRVADLRELVEKTTNENAYLSSQLDELRNVQSEAVKLEVKVHEMDLSFEQERRQNELLTTQVRELEALNHQLRSEIDAIYSTRSWRWTLPLRKINVFISGRVQMRRISFKNLKIFLRRFGQSGAVVIKKYFARHERFKGFVKRIINIWPIRRLVYDIWFRLADDSNRIEIADNNMSETARLIYLRLAKWTNSQK, from the coding sequence ATGGGATTTGTGTCTTATGCACAAAATTTGGAAGACGTTATCTTATGGAGGGCGTTACAACATATTCCCAATGGTTTCTATGTTGATATAGGAGCCCAAGATCCAATCGAGGATTCGGTTAGTCTAGGTTTTTACGAACAAGGTTGGCGGGGTATGCATGTTGAGCCGAGTAGTCATTGGTCTCAAAAATTACGGGAGCATCGGCCCGAAGAAACAATTATTCAAGTGGCGATAGGTGACCGACCAGGATTGATATCTTTTTACGAAATACCCGAAACGGGTTTAAGCACTGGTTTATACGCGTTGGCAAGCGAATATTCGGAGCAGGGGTTCCGGGTTAATGAAGTCGTGGTGCCCTGTGTTACTCTTGACGACCTTTTTCAAACTCAAATGACTCGGGAAGTTCATTGGCTTAAAATTGATGTCGAAGGTATGGAGAGAGAGGTTCTTCAGGGGTGGAGGGAGTCCTCTGTTCGGCCGTGGATTGTGGTTGTCGAAAGTACGAAACCTTTGACCCAGACCCCTACTCATACCGAGTGGGAATCTCTATTAATTGACAAAGGATATACTTTTGCATATTTTGATGGGTTAAATCGGTTTTATATATCGAACCAGCACTTAGACTTAAGGCGTCATTTTTTATATGGGCCGAGTATCTGGGACGACTTTGTTTTTGACGTTAACTCAACCTATAAGGCTCTAACTAATATAAAGTCTACTGTTCGCTCTTTAGAAGGACGAGTGGCTGACTTACGCGAGCTTGTCGAAAAAACCACGAACGAAAATGCCTACCTAAGTAGCCAATTAGACGAACTACGGAACGTACAATCAGAGGCAGTTAAATTAGAAGTAAAAGTCCATGAGATGGACTTATCCTTTGAACAAGAGAGACGCCAAAATGAGCTGTTGACGACTCAAGTTCGAGAACTAGAGGCGCTAAATCACCAACTCCGAAGCGAAATAGACGCGATATATTCAACTCGCAGTTGGAGATGGACGTTACCTCTGAGAAAAATTAATGTTTTTATTTCTGGTCGTGTCCAAATGAGACGCATTTCGTTCAAAAATCTGAAGATTTTTCTGCGGCGGTTTGGCCAATCGGGGGCAGTTGTGATAAAAAAATATTTTGCGAGACATGAAAGGTTTAAGGGTTTTGTTAAAAGAATTATCAATATTTGGCCCATAAGGCGATTGGTATATGACATATGGTTTCGACTTGCTGACGATAGTAACAGGATAGAAATAGCTGATAATAATATGTCTGAGACGGCACGATTGATCTACCTCCGGCTAGCTAAGTGGACAAATTCTCAAAAATAG
- a CDS encoding NAD-dependent epimerase/dehydratase (PFAM: NAD dependent epimerase/dehydratase family~COGs: COG0451 Nucleoside-diphosphate-sugar epimerase~InterPro IPR001509~KEGG: afr:AFE_3291 NAD-dependent epimerase/dehydratase family protein~PFAM: NAD-dependent epimerase/dehydratase~SPTR: GDP-6-deoxy-D-lyxo-4-hexulose reductase), producing the protein MRILVTGHRGFLGQYISRQLISRGHMVFGISRGEFISDLPPQQQLAADLSDSAAVTRFVYDVQPEVVIHLAAESSVAESWIDPEKIVFTNVMGTLRLIKILLKVKSVRLWVNAGSAEEYRASQHLKRMTENHRLFPANPYGTTKLSQEIMLRQILESAGIEFVQFRMFNITGPGQSNKFVLASFVDQLARILKHMKEPVIVTGDLSKVRDFVDVRDVSLLYCEAVEGRIPSGVYNVCSGVGRRLDNILRQLISLAQVQVKIVEDHSRYRYGDRDFMVGSPGRIQKYMPTFPSIPWEKTLADMLSLASVRL; encoded by the coding sequence ATGAGGATTCTTGTTACAGGCCATCGCGGTTTCTTGGGGCAGTATATTTCTCGACAGCTAATTTCTCGGGGACATATGGTGTTCGGAATTTCTAGAGGCGAATTTATTTCGGACCTGCCGCCGCAACAGCAATTGGCTGCTGATTTAAGTGATAGTGCCGCCGTTACTAGGTTTGTTTATGATGTGCAACCGGAAGTAGTGATCCATTTGGCGGCTGAGTCTTCTGTGGCCGAGTCGTGGATTGACCCCGAAAAAATTGTTTTCACGAACGTCATGGGTACACTTCGATTAATAAAAATACTGTTGAAAGTAAAGAGTGTAAGGTTATGGGTCAATGCAGGATCTGCCGAGGAATACAGGGCCTCACAACATTTAAAAAGAATGACAGAAAATCATCGACTCTTTCCGGCTAATCCATACGGCACAACTAAATTATCGCAAGAAATTATGTTAAGGCAAATTCTTGAATCAGCCGGAATCGAATTTGTTCAGTTTCGAATGTTCAATATCACCGGTCCGGGACAGTCAAACAAGTTTGTTCTAGCGTCCTTTGTAGATCAATTAGCGCGGATTTTGAAGCATATGAAGGAGCCGGTTATTGTTACGGGTGATTTAAGTAAGGTGCGCGACTTTGTTGATGTCCGTGATGTTAGTCTTTTATATTGTGAAGCTGTAGAAGGTCGCATACCTTCAGGTGTCTATAACGTCTGCTCAGGAGTCGGGCGACGCTTAGACAATATACTTCGTCAACTGATTTCGTTAGCACAGGTACAGGTGAAGATAGTCGAAGACCATTCTCGTTACCGGTATGGAGATCGCGATTTTATGGTGGGGTCACCCGGCCGTATACAAAAATATATGCCTACCTTCCCATCCATTCCGTGGGAGAAAACCCTAGCCGACATGTTGTCATTAGCGAGTGTTCGATTATGA
- a CDS encoding GDP-mannose 4,6-dehydratase (PFAM: NAD dependent epimerase/dehydratase family~TIGRFAM: GDP-mannose 4,6-dehydratase~COGs: COG1089 GDP-D-mannose dehydratase~InterPro IPR001509:IPR006368~KEGG: sti:Sthe_2905 GDP-mannose 4,6-dehydratase~PFAM: NAD-dependent epimerase/dehydratase~PRIAM: GDP-mannose 4,6-dehydratase~SPTR: GDP-mannose 4,6-dehydratase;~TIGRFAM: GDP-mannose 4,6-dehydratase): protein MQKRALITGITGQDGSYLAEFLLNKGYEVYGLVRRTSTTKLERISHIQDQIRLVSGDILDARSLQHVLELAQPDEVYNLAAQSFVPESWTQPILTGEVTALGVTRLLDAIHMVNPKIRFYQASTSEMFGKVRETPQNELTPFYPRSPYGVAKVYGHWITVNYRESYGLYACSGILFNHESPRRGLEFVTRKVTNAVARIEAGLQTELRLGNLDARRDWGYAPDYVEAMWLMLQQEEPDDYVIATGQTHSVYEWVVTAFNLAGLDWERYVVIDPKYVRPAEVELLVGDAGKAERQLGWKPTVHFQDLIQIMLEADRKMVHEEIV, encoded by the coding sequence TTGCAAAAAAGAGCATTGATTACGGGTATCACTGGCCAAGATGGTTCTTATCTGGCTGAATTTTTATTGAACAAAGGTTACGAAGTATATGGGCTAGTTAGGCGCACAAGCACCACCAAATTAGAGCGAATTTCCCACATTCAAGATCAAATTCGATTGGTGTCGGGTGATATATTAGATGCAAGATCATTGCAGCATGTATTAGAATTGGCGCAACCGGATGAGGTTTATAACCTAGCTGCCCAATCATTTGTTCCTGAATCATGGACGCAGCCAATCTTGACGGGTGAAGTGACCGCCTTAGGGGTAACTCGGTTATTGGATGCGATTCATATGGTTAACCCTAAAATTCGGTTTTATCAAGCGTCAACCAGTGAAATGTTTGGGAAGGTGCGGGAAACGCCACAGAATGAACTCACGCCATTTTATCCTCGAAGTCCTTACGGGGTGGCTAAGGTATATGGACATTGGATCACGGTAAATTATCGTGAAAGCTATGGCCTTTATGCTTGTTCGGGAATACTGTTTAACCATGAGAGCCCACGACGTGGATTAGAATTCGTTACCAGAAAGGTTACCAATGCTGTAGCACGGATAGAAGCAGGCCTACAAACCGAACTGCGGTTAGGTAATCTTGATGCCAGACGCGATTGGGGATATGCTCCAGATTATGTCGAAGCTATGTGGTTAATGTTACAACAGGAAGAACCGGATGATTACGTGATTGCCACTGGACAAACTCATTCAGTTTACGAATGGGTGGTCACGGCATTCAATTTAGCCGGACTTGATTGGGAACGTTATGTTGTGATTGATCCTAAATATGTTCGACCGGCTGAGGTGGAGCTGTTAGTTGGAGATGCGGGTAAGGCTGAACGACAACTGGGTTGGAAGCCTACAGTCCATTTTCAGGATTTAATTCAAATCATGCTGGAGGCAGACCGAAAAATGGTGCACGAGGAAATAGTATGA
- a CDS encoding glycosyl transferase group 1 (PFAM: Glycosyl transferases group 1~COGs: COG0438 Glycosyltransferase~InterPro IPR001296~KEGG: dma:DMR_13490 putative glycosyltransferase~PFAM: Glycosyl transferase, group 1~SPTR: Putative uncharacterized protein), with protein MTTRLTTVGNGRKAFGVNIAGYIQGELGLGQAVRGVIQACEAVEIPYSLYNFRLGIRSRQRDFSYGNFSGTYPYPINLVNINPDRFKLFSIMSRKFLQAKYTIGLWAWELPDFPKPNLPSSLIQEVWVATDFEFDAVKQAEAALGYRTVKIPFAVTVPRHAIKPFHREKWGISHNDFLFLFVFDFRSFPERKNPLAVVKAFLNAFKDKNSVKLILKSINGRISRGPFANYLRDSIKQYRNIIWIDQYFDRGETLGLLSACDAYVSLHRAEGFGLTIAEAMLLGKPTIVTGWSGNMDFTSSDCSYLVDYRLVPVGRRLGPYSEDSLWAEPNVEHAAYLMRELYKNSDEAHRKGMIGAQRVGSLYSPQTVGKQILARLAEIIQPM; from the coding sequence ATGACAACTAGGTTGACTACCGTAGGTAATGGGCGGAAGGCATTCGGTGTAAACATAGCAGGCTACATTCAAGGGGAATTAGGCTTAGGACAAGCGGTTCGGGGAGTTATCCAAGCATGTGAAGCAGTAGAGATTCCTTATAGTCTGTATAATTTCCGGCTGGGGATTAGAAGTCGACAACGTGACTTTAGTTATGGCAACTTCTCTGGAACCTACCCGTACCCCATTAATTTAGTGAATATTAATCCTGACCGATTTAAGTTGTTTTCAATTATGAGCCGAAAGTTTTTACAGGCAAAATATACTATCGGCCTATGGGCGTGGGAATTGCCTGATTTCCCGAAACCGAACCTGCCCAGTAGTCTAATCCAAGAAGTTTGGGTTGCTACCGATTTTGAATTTGATGCCGTAAAACAGGCTGAGGCTGCTTTGGGCTATCGTACCGTTAAAATACCGTTTGCGGTAACTGTCCCTCGCCATGCCATTAAACCATTCCATCGAGAAAAATGGGGCATATCTCATAATGATTTCTTGTTTTTATTCGTGTTTGATTTTCGGAGCTTTCCAGAAAGAAAAAATCCCTTAGCGGTCGTGAAAGCGTTCCTAAACGCATTTAAAGACAAAAATAGCGTCAAGCTCATTTTGAAATCCATTAATGGACGTATTTCTCGTGGACCCTTTGCAAATTATTTACGCGATTCAATAAAGCAATACCGAAATATTATATGGATCGATCAGTATTTTGATCGTGGTGAAACCTTGGGGCTTTTGTCCGCATGCGATGCGTATGTTTCGCTGCACCGGGCGGAGGGCTTCGGGCTCACTATCGCAGAGGCCATGTTGTTAGGTAAGCCGACTATCGTAACCGGTTGGTCAGGGAATATGGACTTTACTTCTTCCGATTGTAGTTATCTCGTTGATTATCGGTTAGTGCCTGTTGGGCGACGATTGGGCCCTTATTCGGAAGATTCTCTGTGGGCTGAACCGAATGTCGAACATGCTGCATATTTGATGAGGGAATTGTATAAGAACTCCGATGAGGCACACAGAAAAGGGATGATAGGTGCGCAACGTGTAGGATCCCTCTATTCTCCGCAAACTGTGGGCAAACAAATTTTGGCGCGGTTGGCTGAGATTATCCAGCCCATGTGA
- a CDS encoding glycosyl transferase family 2 (PFAM: Glycosyl transferase family 2~COGs: COG1216 glycosyltransferase~InterPro IPR001173~KEGG: sus:Acid_0136 glycosyl transferase family protein~PFAM: Glycosyl transferase, family 2~SPTR: Putative Glycosyl transferase, family 2), which yields MDYEANLWNAQGEPRVQIQVVLYPKFDWPYGSAMPFLKEQGRLMIVVNGEYEDVPKEWSGIRIEFLGRNLGYSAAHNYAIRQAPVSIEYILTLNPDVLLTDDYIPRLVNWLDKDSDCGMVTGKLLRFDGMTIDSTGISFLKSMRWVDRGQGQLDKGQFDTPDNREVSGVSGAAAIYRRKMLSEIADMDGQFFDEDLFLYKEDVDLSWRARRFGWSAKYISEAVAYHDRSWNNNRSRKTVSASIRRRSLRNHYLIMIKNVEWVDIRHNLINWFWWEFWQAMYILVREPTISGGYIDAWRLFRRFLIKRKWIHNRLSSYSMRGTFQGHDN from the coding sequence GTGGATTACGAAGCAAACTTATGGAATGCCCAAGGGGAACCACGGGTACAAATTCAAGTAGTCCTATATCCGAAATTTGACTGGCCGTATGGCTCAGCAATGCCGTTTCTTAAAGAGCAGGGACGCTTAATGATTGTGGTTAATGGTGAATATGAGGATGTTCCAAAAGAATGGTCGGGAATTCGGATTGAATTTTTGGGGCGCAATCTAGGATACAGCGCGGCCCATAATTATGCGATTAGGCAAGCTCCCGTGTCTATCGAATATATATTGACGTTAAATCCGGACGTATTACTCACGGACGATTATATTCCGAGGCTGGTCAACTGGCTGGATAAGGATTCCGATTGTGGTATGGTGACGGGAAAACTGTTGAGATTTGATGGAATGACGATCGATAGCACCGGCATCTCGTTTCTTAAAAGTATGAGATGGGTTGATCGCGGCCAAGGACAGCTTGACAAAGGGCAATTCGACACCCCGGACAATCGCGAGGTCTCTGGAGTAAGCGGTGCTGCCGCGATTTATCGTCGCAAGATGTTGAGTGAGATTGCAGACATGGACGGGCAGTTTTTCGATGAAGACCTATTTTTATACAAGGAAGATGTTGATCTATCATGGCGTGCTCGTAGATTCGGCTGGTCAGCTAAATATATTAGTGAAGCTGTGGCCTATCATGATCGGTCGTGGAATAATAATCGATCGCGTAAAACGGTGAGTGCGAGTATTCGAAGACGTTCCCTGCGAAATCACTATTTAATCATGATAAAAAATGTTGAATGGGTTGATATCCGCCATAATCTAATCAACTGGTTTTGGTGGGAATTTTGGCAAGCGATGTATATTCTCGTTCGGGAACCGACAATAAGTGGGGGCTATATTGACGCATGGCGCCTTTTTCGCCGATTTTTAATCAAGAGAAAGTGGATTCATAATCGATTATCGAGTTATTCGATGAGAGGAACTTTTCAGGGTCATGACAACTAG
- a CDS encoding glycosyl transferase family 2 (PFAM: Glycosyl transferase family 2~COGs: COG1216 glycosyltransferase~InterPro IPR001173~KEGG: chl:Chy400_4064 glycosyl transferase family 2 protein~PFAM: Glycosyl transferase, family 2~SPTR: Glycosyltransferase, group 1 family protein), whose product MTVVIVNYRSDADTIRLVDTLHHNYPIIIVDNSQSLSMREEWASVSIIRAERNLGYATAVNRAIDHVSTRYLLLINPDIVIPDLSSIQALETFMDVHPTIGIAGPRLDNTDGTRQYSCRTFYTPWLPALIRTLPGLRLVRKHLMVDVDTSRPTFVDWVTGAAMMVRRDAWESVGVMDPGYFLYLEDTDWCYRMWEGGWQVAYVPAVRWVHFHQRQSRGWRLEAWWFKWQHGRSFLRYIRRRLNGGKRISTRSGPIAGQVIVDSRASDSSGRIRVKQV is encoded by the coding sequence GTGACGGTGGTGATCGTTAATTATCGTTCAGATGCCGATACGATACGGCTGGTGGACACGCTTCATCACAATTACCCGATTATCATCGTGGACAATTCTCAATCCTTGTCGATGCGGGAAGAATGGGCGTCTGTATCGATTATTCGGGCCGAACGTAACCTAGGTTATGCGACGGCGGTTAACCGGGCTATCGACCACGTATCAACGCGTTATCTCCTCCTAATTAATCCCGACATCGTCATACCCGATTTGTCGTCTATTCAAGCCCTAGAAACGTTTATGGACGTCCATCCGACGATAGGGATTGCAGGGCCTCGATTGGATAATACGGACGGAACGCGTCAATATTCCTGTCGGACATTTTATACTCCTTGGTTGCCGGCGTTGATTCGGACCCTACCCGGGTTACGCTTAGTCCGCAAACACCTGATGGTAGACGTAGATACCAGTCGGCCGACATTCGTCGATTGGGTGACCGGGGCGGCGATGATGGTGCGAAGGGACGCATGGGAATCGGTGGGGGTTATGGATCCGGGGTATTTTCTTTATTTGGAGGACACGGATTGGTGTTATCGGATGTGGGAAGGTGGATGGCAAGTGGCCTATGTTCCGGCGGTGCGGTGGGTCCACTTTCACCAGCGCCAAAGTCGGGGATGGCGTCTGGAAGCCTGGTGGTTTAAATGGCAACACGGGCGAAGTTTTCTGAGATATATTCGCCGCCGTTTGAACGGTGGAAAGCGTATTTCGACTCGTAGCGGACCGATTGCCGGGCAGGTTATTGTGGATAGTCGGGCCTCCGACAGTAGCGGAAGGATTCGGGTTAAGCAGGTTTAA